Proteins encoded together in one Diceros bicornis minor isolate mBicDic1 chromosome 18, mDicBic1.mat.cur, whole genome shotgun sequence window:
- the MED11 gene encoding mediator of RNA polymerase II transcription subunit 11, which yields MATYSLANERLRALEDIEREIGAILQNAGTVILELSKEKTNERLLDRQAAAFTASVQHVEAELSAQIRYLTQVATGQPHEGSSYSSRKDCQMALKRVDYARLKLSDVARTCEQMLEN from the exons ATGGCTACCTACAGCCTGGCGAACGAGCGTCTACGCGCCCTGGAAGACATCGAACGGGAAATCGGCGCCATTCTTCAAAATGCAG GTACCGTGATCCTGGAACTGTCCAAGGAAAAAACCAATGAGCGGCTCCTAGACCGGCAGGCGGCAGCGTTCACGGCGTCGGTGCAACACGTGGAGGCGGAGCTGTCGGCTCAGATCCGCTACCTCacccag GTGGCCACAGGGCAGCCCCATGAGGGCTCTAGCTACTCTTCAAGGAAGGACTGTCAGATGGCCCTGAAGCGAGTGGACTATGCTCGCCTCAAGCTCAGTGATGTAGCCCGGACCTGTGAGCAGATGCTGGAAAACTAA
- the CXCL16 gene encoding C-X-C motif chemokine 16, translated as MRRSWGPLPLELLLLLVLLTRRGDGNEGSVAGSCRCDKVFSSNSPPPVQFTEHFRKQVRFYQRCPSYVRFHLRLRSVCGGSKDQWVRELMNCFDRKDCGYGNLGSVARQEHLPPPSTQVPGPTERAPSDMVTPAQTYLPSTQQPTQQPTCPTGALSLDKKLTHTSETTTSASGHSLVSGPVAGENQKQLKENVGSATGTSVTVAVPSLLAIVFCLTGVLLYVLCKRRREQSLQYSPDLQLHYTPMAPDSEA; from the exons ATGAGGCGGAGCTGGGGACCCCTGCCCCTCGAGCTCCTACTTCTGCTCGTCTTGCTGACTCGGCGAG GCGATGGCAACGAGGGCAGCGTCGCTGGAAGTTGTCGCTGTGATAAAGTATTTTCTTCCAACTCCCCTCCACCGGTTCAGTTCACGGAACATTTCCGGAAGCAAGTGCGATTCTATCAACGCTGTCCTTCCTACGTCAG GTTCCACCTACGTTTGCGGAGTGTGTGCGGGGGCAGCAAAGACCAGTGGGTTCGTGAATTGATGAACTGTTTTGATCGCAAAG ATTGTGGATATGGTAACCTTGGGAGTGTGGCCCGCCAGGAGCATTTACCTCCCCCCAGCACCCAGGTTCCTGGGCCTACAGAAAGGGCACCTTCAGACATGGTCACCCCTGCCCAGACGTACCTGCCGTCCACCCAGCAGCCCACCCAGCAGCCCACCTGTCCCACAGGAGCACTGTCCTTGGACAAAAAGCTCACTCACACCAGCGAAACCACCACTTCCGCTTCGGGCCACAGTCTGGTGTCTGGGCCTGTGGCTGGGGAGAACCAGAAGCAGCTGAAGGAAAATGTGGGTTCTGCGACTGGGACGTCAGTCACAGTGGCAGTGCCATCCCTCTTGGCCATCGTCTTCTGCCTCACCGGAGTCCTCCTCTATGTGCTGTGTAAGAGGCGGAGGGAGCAGTCACTGCAGTACTCTCCAG aTTTGCAACTTCATTATACACCTATGGCACCAGACTCCGAGGCTTGA